TCCTCTCGGTCGCCTCCTGGCCCTGGCTGTTCGCGGTGAATGTGCCGCTCGGGCTGGCGGCGCTGGCGGTGGCGGTGCGGGCGTTGCCGCTGTCCAACCCCGCCGGCCACCGCTTCGACTGGCGCAGCGCCGCGCTGAACGCCGTCACGCTCGGCCTGCTGATCGTCGGCTTCAAGGGGATGGACGGCAGCCAGTCCCCCTGGCTGGTGGCGCTGGAACTGGCGGCGGCGCTGGCGCTCGGCGCGACGCTGGTTCGGCGCGAACTGGCGCAGGCGGCGCCGCTGCTGCCGGTCGATCTGCTGCGCCGGCCGGTCTTCGCCCTGACGGTGGTGACCTCGGTCTGCTCCTTCGCCGCGCAGAACATCGTCTTCGTCTCCATGCCGTTCTTCTTCGAGGATGTGCTGAACCGCTCGCTGGCCGAATCCGGGCTGCTGATGACGCCCTGGCCGCTGATGGTGGCGCTGATCGCGCCGATCTCCGGCCGGCTGGCCGACCGCTACGAGCCGACGCGGCTGGCGTCGCTCGGGCTGCTGGCCTTCGCGTCCGGCCTCGCCCTGATGGCGCTGCTGCCGCCCGATCCGTCGACGCTGGACATCGTCTGGCGGATGGCGCTGGCCGGTTTCGGCTTCGGCCTGTTCCAGACCCCGAACAACAAGGTGCTGGTCAGCAGCGCGCCCAAGGAGCGCAGCGGCGGCGCCAGCGGCATCCAGGCGACCGCCCGGCTGCTGGGCCAGACTCTGGGCGCCGCCACCGTCGGGCTGGTCTTCACCGCCATCGGCAAGGCGGACGGCAGCGTCCTGGTGCTCTGGCTCGGCGCCGGCCTGTGTCTCGTCGCCTGTGTGAGCGGCATCCTCCGCCGCCGCCGCCCGTCCGCCGTCTGATGGTCTACGGCTTGTCGGGTTGTTGGGCCTCGGGCTGCCGGCTTTCGGGGCGGGTCAGCGTCGGCTCGTCGCCATAGGCGAAGGTCGGCGCCCTGGCGAACTCCGCCTGACCGATCTCCAGTGTCGGTCCGTCGGGACCGCTGCCCAGAATGCCCGCCGGCAATGCCACCAGCTTCTCGCCCAGCCCGAGCACCTCGTTCGGCGCGACCACGATGCGCTCCACCCGGTCGCCGGTCCGGTCCATGGTGAAATCGATGATGCGGCCGGCCGGCCGGCCGTCGCGGGTGCGCAGTTCCGTCCCCACCATTGTCCGCGCCTGTTCCGGGTCGAATGCCGGCGGCGGCAGGGCGGCCACCGGCGGGGACGCCGGTCCGGCCGGTCCGGCGGCGGGGGCCGGGGCCTGCATCTCGCGCGACGGCGCTTCGCCGCTGACACCCGGCGGGGAGGTGATCTCTCCGGTCGCCGGCTGGTCGTCCGGCCGTGGCGCCGTCATCAGCGGCGCCGTCATTGGCGGCGGGGCGGCGGCGCTGTCCGGCGCCGGCATGGTCTGGGCGTCGGCGGCGGCGGTGCCGACCAGCAGCAGTGCCGCGGCCGGCGCAAGCAAGGGGGAGCGAAGCATGAGGGCGACCCTTCCATTCGGATTCGGTATCGCCCCGGTAAACAGCGCGAAGGACCCGCGGGTTGCCGTCCCTCACCGCAAGGGTGTCAGCTTCCGTCGCGTTTCAGCAGGAAGACGCCCTGTTCGCCCAGCAGGTTGGCGAAGCCGGAATGGGCGCGGCTGATCACCCGGCCGGCGCGGTCGATGATGCGGCTCTGCTCGATGGTGATGCCGATCTCCTCCGTCAGGACGACGAAGTCGCGCAGCGTGCAGAAATGGATGTTGGGCGTTTCCCACCACTGGTAGCCCAGCTTCTCCGTCACCGGCATCCGGCCGGTCAGCAGCAGCTGGGTGCGGACGCGCCAATAGCCGAAATTGGGCACCGACACGATGGCGCGGCGGCCGATGCGGCACATCATCCCCAGCACGTCGCGCGGCTGCCGCATCGCTTGAAGGGTCTGGCCCAGGATGACGTAATCGAAAGCGTCGGCCGGGTAATCCTTCAGGTCGGTCTCGGCATCGCCCTGGATCACCGACAGGCCGTGCGCCACGCATTGCCGGACGCCGTCCATGCTGAGTTCGATGCCGCGCCCGTCGACATTCTTGGTGTGGGCCAGATAATCCAGCAGGGCGCCGTCGCCGCAGCCGACGTCAAGCACGCGGCTGTTCGGCTCCACCATCTCGGCGATCAGCTTCAGGTCGTCGCGAATGTCCAGCATGGCGTTTCGTTCCGTCCCCAATCAGCGCGCGCGGCGGCGGACGGACAGGCCGCGATGTTCGGCGCAGCCCTCCAGGAAGCCGTGGATGACCTGATGGAACTCCGGCTCGTCCAGCAGGAAGGCGTCATGGCCCTTGTCGGTCTCGATCTCCACGAAGCTGACATTGGCGGCGACGGCGTTCAGCGCATGCACGATGGCCCGCGATTCGGAGGTCGGGAACAGCCAGTCGCTGGAGAAGCTGGCGAGGCAGAAGCGCACCGGCGTGGTCTTCCCGCCCGGCCGGAAGGCGTTGGCCAGCGATCCGCCCGCATCGGCGGCGAGGTCGAAATAATCCATCGCCCGGGTGATGTAGAGGTAGGAATTGGCGTCGAACCGCTCGACGAAGGCCGCCCCCTGGTAGCGCAGATAGCTCTCGACCTGGAAATCGGCGTCGAACCCGTAGGTGATCGACTTGCGGTCCTGCAAATTGCGGCCGAACTTGCGGTGCAGCGCCGCTTCCGACAGGTAGGTGATATGGGCGGCCATGCGGGCGACGGCCAGACCGGCCTCCGGCCGGGTGCCCTCCAGCAGATAATTGCCGCCGCGCCATTCCGGGTCGGCCATGATCGCCTGGCGCCCGACCTCGTGGAAGGCGATGTTCTGCGCCGAATGGCGGGCGGCGGTGGCGATCGGCACCGCGGCGAACACCGATTCGGGATAGGCCACCGCCCATTGCAGCACCTGCATGCCGCCCATCGAGCCGCCGATGACGCAGAACAGCTTCTCGATGCCGAGATGCTCGACCAGCAGCTTCTGCGCCCGCACCATGTCGCCGATGGTCACCACCGGGAAGGACAGGCCATAGGGCTGGCCGGTGGCGGGATCGATGTCCTTCGGCCCGGTGCTGCCCAGGCAGCCGCCCAGCACGTTGGAGCAGATGACGAAATAGCGGTCGGTGTCCACCGGCTTGCCGGGGCCGACCAGCATCTCCCACCAGCCGGGCTTGCCGGTGACCGGGTGCTTCTCCACGACGAAATGATCGCCGGTCAGGGCGTGGCAGATGAAGATGGCGTTGGATTTGTCGGCGTTCAGCCTGCCGTAGGTCTGGTAGGCGATCTGGAAGCCGCCGATCTCGATGCCGCTGTCCAGCCGCATCGGCCGCTCCACCGCCAGACGCACGCGCTGGCCCGGCATGACCTGGTCATTGGGGGCCGGGCCGTCGGGTGCCGGGGTGATCGGGAAGGGCTGCGGCGCGGTCGGGGACGCGGACATGGCGCTTCGTGCCTTGGGAAGCGGTTCCAGCCTGCGTGAGGCCTTGCGGCGCCTGGGCGGAAACCGTCGGTGAGCTGGATCGTAACGGGAGCGTATAGCTACGAAGCCGGCCTTTGGAGTGTCAATGTTTTCTTTGATTTCGCGACGCATGCGGACTACTACTATCCGGCTCTGCATTCAATGGTTTCGTGACCCATGGCCCCCGCCCGGACCCCGCTCGACGACTTGCGCCGCGAGATCGACCAGATCGACGACGCGATCCATGACCTGCTGATGCGCCGCGCCGCGGTGGTGGAACGCATCGGCGCGGCCAAGGGCAATGGCGCGGCGGAAGCCGGAGCGGCTCCGATCTTCCTCCGCCCGGCGCGGGAGGCGACGATCCTGCGGCGCCTGATGGCCCGCCATGCCGGCACCTTCCCCGCCCAGGTCGTGGTCCGCATCTGGCGGGAGATGATCACCGCCTTCACCCGCATGCAGGGTCCCTTCGCCGTCGCCGTCTATGCGCCGGAGGAGCGTCGCGGCTTCTGGGACGTCGCCCGCGACCATTTCGGCGGATTCGTGCCGATGACCGCCGTCAACACCCCCGCCGCCGCGCTCCGCGCCGTTTCGGAGGGGACGGCGACCGTCGCCGTCGTGCCCTATCCGGCCGAAGATGATGCTGACCCCTGGTGGCGCTTTCTGGTCTCCGCCGATGCCGGCCGCCCACAGGTGGTCGCCCGGCTGCCCTTCGGCGGGCGCGGCAACGCTCGTGGCGAGAATCGCGACGCGCTGGCCATCGCCGCCGTCCCGCACGAGCCGACCGGCGACGACCGCACCCTGCTGAGCATCGAGATCGGCGGCGATCTCAGCCGCGGCCGGCTGAAGGATTCGCTGGAGGCCTGCGGCCTGCCGCCGGTCAGCTTCTGCACCTGGCATCCCGCCGGACATGCCATCGGGATGAGCGGCGGCGGACCGTCGGTCCATCTGGTCGAGGTCGCCGACTTCGTCGCGCATGCCGACCCCCGCCTCGCCCGGCTGACGGAACGCACCGGCGACATCCCGGTGCGGGTCACCGTCGTCGGCGGCTATGCCGTGCCGCTCGCTCTGGGCTGATCTGCGCGATTGGGGCGAGCCGCCGGGGCGGCTCCCGCCTTATCCTCCACAGCCCTGACCGCGGGATGGAAAGCCAACGCCCGGATCGTTCCATCCTGTTCCATTCCATCCCGAAACCGCCCATCCACCAGCGTCGGAAGGTAAGCAGACCATGACCCAGCCGAACGGCCCGCAGCCGCGTCCGGGGATTCTCGACATCGCCGCCTATGTCGGCGGCGAGCATCAGGGTCATATCCGGCTCGCCTCCAACGAGGGGGCGCTGGGGCCGAGCCCGAAGGCGATGGAGGCCTACGCGGCGGCGGCCTCCACCCTGCACCGTTACCCCGACGGCGGCTCGGCGGGCCTGCGCGGCGCCATCGCCAAGCGCTTCAACCTGGACGCCGACCGAATCGTCTGCGGCGCCGGGTCGGATGAGATCATCAGCCTGCTGATCCGCTCCTATGCCGGGCCGGGCGACGAGGTGCTCTATTCGCAGTATGGCTTCCTGATGTACCCGATCGGCGCCAAGTCGGTCGGCGCCACCCCGGTGACGGCGCCGGAGGACGGGCTGACCGCCAGCGTCGACAATCTGCTGGCCCGCGTCACCCCGCGCACCCGGCTGGTCTTCCTCGCCAACCCGAACAACCCGACCGGCACCTATCTGCCGGCGTCGGAGGTGGCGCGGCTGCATGCCGGCCTGCCGCCGGACGTCATCCTGGTCATCGACGCGGCCTATGCCGAATACATGAACAAGGACGACTACACCGCCGGCGAGGAGCTGGTGGAGAAATTCCCCAACGTGGTGATGACCCGCACCTTCTCGAAGATCTTCGCGCTGGGCTCGCTGCGCATCGGCTGGTGCTATGGCCCGGCCGGGATCGTCGACGTGTTGAACCGGGTGCGCGGTCCCTTCAACGTGTCGAACGCCGCCCATGTCGCCGGCATCGCCGCGGTGGAGGATGCCGAATTCCTCGACCGCTCGCGCCGCCACAATGAGCAGTGGCGCGAATGGTTCGCCGCCACCGTGCGGGACCTGGGCCTGACGGTGCACCCCAGCGTCACCAACTTCATCCTGGTCGATTTCAAGGGCCAGCCCGCCGGCAAGGACGACGCCGAGGCCGCCCGCCAATTCCTGAAGGCCCGCGGCATCCTGGTCCGCCAGATGCCCTCCTACGGCCTGCCGAGCTGCCTGCGGGTGACCATCGGCACCGAGCAGGAGATGCGCGCGGTCGCCGACGCGCTGCGGGACTTTTTGAAGGCGTAACGGGCTTCCCGCCGGGGAACCCCCCCCTCTCCCCTTGAGGAGAGGGGACTCTGGCCTGCGTGTCTCACCCCCGCTTCAGCAGGAAATCGACCGTCTCCGGCCGGCCCGGCAGGTCCAGCATCGCCCGCACCGGCTCGCAGCGGCTGACGATCCGGCCGCGCCGCAGCACGAACAGGCGGGCGGCGCGGGTGCGGATCGCCTCCACCGGGCTGCCGGCCTGGAGAACCACCAGATCGGCGTTGCAGCCGGGTTCCAAACCATAGCCGTCCAGATGCAGCAGACGGGCCGGGTTGACCGTCACCGCGTCGAAGGCGGCCGTCATGCCGTCCTGGCCGGTCATCTGACCGACATGCAGCCCCATCTGCGCCACCTCCAGCATGTCGCCGGAGCCCAGCGGATACCAGGGATCCATCACGCAGTCGTGGCCGAAGGCGACGGTCAGCCCGGCCGCCATCAGCTCGGGCACGCGGGTCATGCCGCGGCGCTTGGGATAGCTGTCGTGACGGCCCTGGAGGACGATGTTGATCAGCGGGTTGGCGACCACCCCCAGCCGCGCCTCCGCCATCAGCGGGATCAGCTTGGAGACATGGTAATTGTCCATCGAGTGCATGGAGGTCAGGTGCGACCCCGTCACCCGGCCGTGCAGACCGAGCCGCTGCGTCTCGTAGGCCAGCGTCTCGACATGGCGGGACAGCGGGTCGTCGCTCTCGTCGCAATGCATGTCGACCAGCAGCCCGCGCTCCGCCGCGATCTCGCAGAGCAGCCGGACCGAGGCGGCGCCGTCGGCCATGGTCCGCTCGAAATGCGGGATGCCGCCGACGACGTCGACGCCCATGTCCAGCGCCCGGATCAGCAGCTCCTTGGCGCCGGCCGAGCGGAGAACGCCATCCTGCGGGAAGGCGACCAGTTGCAGGTCGAGATAGGGGGCGACCCGTTTCCTGACGTCCAGCAGGGCTTCGACCGCCAGCAGCCGCGGGTCGCAGATGTCGACATGGCTGCGGATCGCCAGCAGGCCGCGCCCGACCGCCCAGTCGCAGTAAGCGAGCGCTCGCTCGATGATGGCGTCCTGGGTCAGCTGCGGCTTCAGCTCGCCCCACAGCGCGATGCCTTCCAGCAGGGTGCCGCTCCGGTTCACGCGCGGCAGGCCGTAGCTGAGCGTGCTGTCCATATGGAAATGGGCATCGACGAAGGGCGGGCTGACCAGCCGGCCGGTGGCGTCGATCTCGGTGGCCGACTCTCCGGCGAGATTGGTCTCGACCGCGGCGATCCGGCCGTCCTTGATGCCGATGTCGATACCGGTGCGGCCATCCGGCAGGGTGGCGCGGCGCAGGATCAGGTCGAACATCAGCGTTCTCCTTTGCGGTACGGGATCATCAGGGCGCGCGGGTAGGAGGCCCGGCGGGCCACCAGCACCAGCGCCAGGATGCTCAGCAGATAGGGCATCATCAGGAACAGCTGATAGGGCAGCACGCCGCCGCTCGCCTGCTGCAAGCGCAGTTGCAGCGCGTCGAACACCGCGAACAGCAGGGCGCCCAGCAGAGCCTTGCCCGGCCGCCAGGAGGCGAAGACCACCAGCGCGATGCAGATCCAGCCGCGCCCGTTGACCATGTTGAAGAAGAAGGCGTTGAAGGCCGACAGCGTCAGGAAGGCGCCGGCCAGCGCCATCAGCGCGCTGCCCGCCACCACCGCGCCGATGCGGATGGCGGTGACGTTCAGCCCCTGCGCCTCGGCGGCGGCCGGATTCTCGCCGACCATCCGCACCGCCAGCCCGACCGGCGTGCGGTACAGCACATAGGCGACGACCGCGACCAGCAGGAAGGCCAGGTAGGTCAGCGGCGTCTGGGCCAGGGCGCCGGGCAGGGCCAGCGGCTGGAACGGCTCGATGGTCGGCGGGGTGCTGGCCTGCGGCAGGACGAGGCGGTAGACGAAGTATGACAGGCTGGTGCCCAGCAGGGTCACGCCGATGCCGGTCACATGCTGCGACAGGCCGAGCGGCACCGTCAGCGCCGCATGCAGCAGGCCGAGCAGCGCGCCGCAGCATGCCGCGGCCAGAACGCCGGTCCACAGGTCAGCCCCCTGATAGACCGCCATCCAGCCGGCCATGGCGCCCAGCGTCATGATGCCTTCGATGCCGAGATTCAGCACGCCGGCCCGTTCGCACACCAGCTCGCCCAGCGTGCCCAGCACATAAGGGGTGGCGATGCGCAGCACGGCGGTCCAGAAGGCGGCGGACAGCAGGATGTCGAGGATGATCGACAGGAAATCCATGGCCCCTTACCCCCGCCGCAGCCGGTAGCGCGCCAGCAGCCCGGCCACCAGCATGCACAGGAGGCTTGTGGCGACCAGGACGTCGGCGATGTAGTTGGGAACCGGCATGGCCCGGCTCATGGCGTCGGCGCCGACGAAGATGCCGGCGATGAACAGCGCCGCCCCCACCACGCCGATGGGGTGCAACTGCGCCAGCATGGCGACGACGATGCCGCTGTAGCCGAAGCCGGGCGACAGGTCGAGCGTCAGATAGCCTTTCAGCCCGCAGACCTCCGCAGCACCGGCCAGCCCGGCCAGCCCGCCCGACAGCAGGGCGGTGCGCAGCATGACCCGCGTCACCGGCATGCCGGCGAAGGCGGCGGCGCGCGGGTTGGCGCCGACCGCCCGGTTCTCGTAGCCCCAGATGGTGCGGGTATCGACCAGCCACAGCAGAACCGACAGGCCGAGCGCGATGGCGAGCCCGGCGTGCAGGCGGGTGCGCGCCACCAGCTTGGGCAGCTCCGCCGCCTCGATCACCGGGGCCGATTGCGGCCAGCCCATGCCCATCGGGTCCTTCAGGGCGCCTTCCAGCAGCATCGAGACCAGCAGCAGGACGACGAAGTTCAGCAGCAGCGTGGTCACCA
This portion of the Azospirillum sp. B510 genome encodes:
- a CDS encoding PRC-barrel domain-containing protein; translation: MLRSPLLAPAAALLLVGTAAADAQTMPAPDSAAAPPPMTAPLMTAPRPDDQPATGEITSPPGVSGEAPSREMQAPAPAAGPAGPASPPVAALPPPAFDPEQARTMVGTELRTRDGRPAGRIIDFTMDRTGDRVERIVVAPNEVLGLGEKLVALPAGILGSGPDGPTLEIGQAEFARAPTFAYGDEPTLTRPESRQPEAQQPDKP
- a CDS encoding MFS transporter, whose protein sequence is MSNAPAPPFASAPSSATRRPPAVAADGLPVPQRYWAMAAMTVALIMAVLDGVVANIALPTIQREFAVDAASAIWVVNAYQMAVTVSLFPLASLGDIIGYRKVYCVGLAVFVVASLACALSPNLPVLTVARVLQGIGGAGIMSVNLALVRHIYPSNRLGRGVGYNAMIVAVSSAAGPSLAALILSVASWPWLFAVNVPLGLAALAVAVRALPLSNPAGHRFDWRSAALNAVTLGLLIVGFKGMDGSQSPWLVALELAAALALGATLVRRELAQAAPLLPVDLLRRPVFALTVVTSVCSFAAQNIVFVSMPFFFEDVLNRSLAESGLLMTPWPLMVALIAPISGRLADRYEPTRLASLGLLAFASGLALMALLPPDPSTLDIVWRMALAGFGFGLFQTPNNKVLVSSAPKERSGGASGIQATARLLGQTLGAATVGLVFTAIGKADGSVLVLWLGAGLCLVACVSGILRRRRPSAV
- the metW gene encoding methionine biosynthesis protein MetW; amino-acid sequence: MLDIRDDLKLIAEMVEPNSRVLDVGCGDGALLDYLAHTKNVDGRGIELSMDGVRQCVAHGLSVIQGDAETDLKDYPADAFDYVILGQTLQAMRQPRDVLGMMCRIGRRAIVSVPNFGYWRVRTQLLLTGRMPVTEKLGYQWWETPNIHFCTLRDFVVLTEEIGITIEQSRIIDRAGRVISRAHSGFANLLGEQGVFLLKRDGS
- the pheA gene encoding chorismate mutase, which encodes MAPARTPLDDLRREIDQIDDAIHDLLMRRAAVVERIGAAKGNGAAEAGAAPIFLRPAREATILRRLMARHAGTFPAQVVVRIWREMITAFTRMQGPFAVAVYAPEERRGFWDVARDHFGGFVPMTAVNTPAAALRAVSEGTATVAVVPYPAEDDADPWWRFLVSADAGRPQVVARLPFGGRGNARGENRDALAIAAVPHEPTGDDRTLLSIEIGGDLSRGRLKDSLEACGLPPVSFCTWHPAGHAIGMSGGGPSVHLVEVADFVAHADPRLARLTERTGDIPVRVTVVGGYAVPLALG
- a CDS encoding ABC transporter permease; its protein translation is MDFLSIILDILLSAAFWTAVLRIATPYVLGTLGELVCERAGVLNLGIEGIMTLGAMAGWMAVYQGADLWTGVLAAACCGALLGLLHAALTVPLGLSQHVTGIGVTLLGTSLSYFVYRLVLPQASTPPTIEPFQPLALPGALAQTPLTYLAFLLVAVVAYVLYRTPVGLAVRMVGENPAAAEAQGLNVTAIRIGAVVAGSALMALAGAFLTLSAFNAFFFNMVNGRGWICIALVVFASWRPGKALLGALLFAVFDALQLRLQQASGGVLPYQLFLMMPYLLSILALVLVARRASYPRALMIPYRKGER
- a CDS encoding ABC transporter permease translates to MRLEPRTDTPLALRLLAPVGAVVAALALCALLVAWTGAPVLRAYGLLFEGAVGSRFALTETLTRATPLILTGLAAAVAFRARLWNIGAEGQLYMGALAAVVVGGGMLDLPAWALIPVVMIAGMAAGGVTLLGPAVLKVRFGVDEVVTTLLLNFVVLLLVSMLLEGALKDPMGMGWPQSAPVIEAAELPKLVARTRLHAGLAIALGLSVLLWLVDTRTIWGYENRAVGANPRAAAFAGMPVTRVMLRTALLSGGLAGLAGAAEVCGLKGYLTLDLSPGFGYSGIVVAMLAQLHPIGVVGAALFIAGIFVGADAMSRAMPVPNYIADVLVATSLLCMLVAGLLARYRLRRG
- a CDS encoding amidohydrolase family protein, translating into MFDLILRRATLPDGRTGIDIGIKDGRIAAVETNLAGESATEIDATGRLVSPPFVDAHFHMDSTLSYGLPRVNRSGTLLEGIALWGELKPQLTQDAIIERALAYCDWAVGRGLLAIRSHVDICDPRLLAVEALLDVRKRVAPYLDLQLVAFPQDGVLRSAGAKELLIRALDMGVDVVGGIPHFERTMADGAASVRLLCEIAAERGLLVDMHCDESDDPLSRHVETLAYETQRLGLHGRVTGSHLTSMHSMDNYHVSKLIPLMAEARLGVVANPLINIVLQGRHDSYPKRRGMTRVPELMAAGLTVAFGHDCVMDPWYPLGSGDMLEVAQMGLHVGQMTGQDGMTAAFDAVTVNPARLLHLDGYGLEPGCNADLVVLQAGSPVEAIRTRAARLFVLRRGRIVSRCEPVRAMLDLPGRPETVDFLLKRG
- a CDS encoding homoserine O-acetyltransferase MetX produces the protein MSASPTAPQPFPITPAPDGPAPNDQVMPGQRVRLAVERPMRLDSGIEIGGFQIAYQTYGRLNADKSNAIFICHALTGDHFVVEKHPVTGKPGWWEMLVGPGKPVDTDRYFVICSNVLGGCLGSTGPKDIDPATGQPYGLSFPVVTIGDMVRAQKLLVEHLGIEKLFCVIGGSMGGMQVLQWAVAYPESVFAAVPIATAARHSAQNIAFHEVGRQAIMADPEWRGGNYLLEGTRPEAGLAVARMAAHITYLSEAALHRKFGRNLQDRKSITYGFDADFQVESYLRYQGAAFVERFDANSYLYITRAMDYFDLAADAGGSLANAFRPGGKTTPVRFCLASFSSDWLFPTSESRAIVHALNAVAANVSFVEIETDKGHDAFLLDEPEFHQVIHGFLEGCAEHRGLSVRRRAR
- the hisC gene encoding histidinol-phosphate transaminase gives rise to the protein MTQPNGPQPRPGILDIAAYVGGEHQGHIRLASNEGALGPSPKAMEAYAAAASTLHRYPDGGSAGLRGAIAKRFNLDADRIVCGAGSDEIISLLIRSYAGPGDEVLYSQYGFLMYPIGAKSVGATPVTAPEDGLTASVDNLLARVTPRTRLVFLANPNNPTGTYLPASEVARLHAGLPPDVILVIDAAYAEYMNKDDYTAGEELVEKFPNVVMTRTFSKIFALGSLRIGWCYGPAGIVDVLNRVRGPFNVSNAAHVAGIAAVEDAEFLDRSRRHNEQWREWFAATVRDLGLTVHPSVTNFILVDFKGQPAGKDDAEAARQFLKARGILVRQMPSYGLPSCLRVTIGTEQEMRAVADALRDFLKA